In Pseudomonas sp. MYb327, one DNA window encodes the following:
- a CDS encoding 3-keto-5-aminohexanoate cleavage protein codes for MNHDVIITCALTGAGDTTAKSPHVPVTPKQIAAAAVEAAKAGATVVHCHVRDPQTGKFSRDVALYREVMERIREADVDIIVNLTAGMGGDLEIGAGENPMEFGPNTDLVGPLTRLAHVEELLPEICTLDCGTLNFGDGDTIYVSTPAQLRAGAKRIQELGVKAELEIFDTGHLWFAKQMIKEGLLDNPLFQLCLGIPWGAPADTTTMKAMVDNLPADAVWAGFGIGRMQMPMAAQAVLLGGNVRVGLEDNLWLDKGVLATNGQLVERASEILSRLGARVLTPAEGRKKMGLTQRG; via the coding sequence ATGAACCACGACGTCATCATCACCTGCGCACTCACCGGTGCTGGCGACACGACCGCCAAGAGCCCACACGTGCCGGTCACCCCGAAACAAATCGCCGCTGCCGCCGTAGAAGCCGCCAAGGCCGGTGCCACCGTGGTGCACTGCCACGTTCGCGACCCGCAAACCGGCAAGTTCAGCCGTGACGTTGCGCTGTACCGCGAGGTGATGGAGCGCATTCGTGAGGCCGACGTCGACATCATCGTCAACCTCACCGCCGGCATGGGCGGCGACCTGGAAATCGGCGCCGGCGAGAACCCGATGGAGTTCGGCCCGAACACTGACCTGGTCGGCCCGCTGACCCGTCTGGCCCACGTTGAAGAATTGCTGCCGGAAATCTGCACCCTCGATTGCGGCACCCTGAACTTCGGCGACGGTGACACCATTTACGTGTCCACTCCGGCCCAGCTGCGTGCTGGCGCCAAACGCATTCAAGAGCTGGGCGTGAAGGCCGAGCTGGAAATTTTCGACACCGGTCACCTGTGGTTCGCCAAGCAGATGATCAAGGAAGGCCTGCTCGACAACCCGCTGTTCCAGCTCTGCCTGGGCATCCCGTGGGGCGCGCCGGCGGACACCACTACCATGAAGGCCATGGTCGACAACCTGCCCGCCGATGCGGTCTGGGCCGGTTTTGGCATCGGCCGCATGCAAATGCCGATGGCCGCGCAAGCCGTGTTGCTGGGCGGCAACGTGCGCGTCGGGCTGGAAGACAATCTGTGGCTGGACAAGGGCGTGCTGGCGACCAACGGCCAATTGGTCGAACGCGCCAGCGAAATCCTCAGCCGCCTCGGCGCCCGCGTGCTGACTCCGGCTGAAGGCCGCAAAAAGATGGGCCTGACCCAGCGCGGTTAA
- a CDS encoding L-carnitine dehydrogenase yields the protein MTFITEIKTFAALGSGVIGSGWVSRALAHGLDVVAWDPAPGAEAALRKRVANAWGALEKQGLAPGASQDRLRFVATIEECVRDADFIQESAPERLELKLELHSKISAAAKPNALIGSSTSGLLPSEFYESATHPERCVVGHPFNPVYLLPLVEVVGGKNTAPEAVQAAMKVYESLGMRPLHVRKEVPGFIADRLLEALWREALHLVNDGVATTGEIDDAIRFGAGLRWSFMGTFLTYTLAGGDAGMRHFMAQFGPALQLPWTYLPAPELTDKLIDDVVDGTSDQLGKHSISALERYRDDCLLAVLEAVKTTKEKHGMAFAE from the coding sequence ATGACCTTCATTACCGAAATCAAAACCTTCGCTGCCCTGGGCAGCGGTGTCATCGGCAGCGGCTGGGTGTCCCGCGCCCTCGCCCACGGCCTCGACGTGGTGGCCTGGGACCCGGCGCCCGGCGCCGAAGCCGCCCTGCGCAAACGCGTCGCCAATGCCTGGGGTGCGCTGGAGAAACAAGGCCTGGCGCCTGGCGCGTCGCAAGATCGCCTGCGTTTTGTCGCGACCATCGAAGAATGCGTGCGCGACGCCGACTTCATCCAGGAAAGCGCTCCGGAACGCCTGGAGCTGAAACTGGAACTGCACAGCAAGATCAGCGCAGCGGCCAAGCCCAATGCCCTGATCGGCTCCAGCACCTCCGGCCTGCTGCCCAGCGAATTCTACGAGAGCGCCACGCACCCTGAACGCTGCGTGGTCGGGCACCCTTTCAACCCGGTGTATCTGCTGCCATTGGTGGAAGTGGTTGGCGGCAAAAACACTGCACCTGAAGCCGTGCAAGCGGCGATGAAAGTCTATGAATCCCTCGGCATGCGCCCGCTGCATGTGCGCAAGGAAGTACCGGGTTTCATCGCCGACCGTTTGCTCGAAGCGTTGTGGCGCGAGGCGCTGCACCTGGTCAACGACGGCGTGGCGACCACTGGCGAAATCGACGATGCGATCCGTTTTGGCGCCGGTCTGCGCTGGTCGTTCATGGGCACATTCCTGACCTACACTCTGGCCGGCGGCGATGCCGGCATGCGCCACTTCATGGCGCAATTCGGCCCGGCGTTGCAGTTGCCCTGGACTTATCTGCCGGCGCCGGAACTGACCGACAAGTTGATCGACGATGTCGTCGATGGCACCAGCGATCAACTTGGCAAACACAGCATTTCGGCGCTGGAGCGCTATCGTGATGACTGCCTGCTGGCGGTGCTGGAGGCGGTGAAGACCACCAAAGAGAAGCATGGGATGGCGTTTGCCGAATAA
- a CDS encoding DUF5943 domain-containing protein, with product MAKIAPQLPIEVDSETGVWTSDALPMLYVPRHFFVNNHMGIEEVLGADAYAEILYKAGYKSAWHWCEKEAECHGLEGVAVFEHYMKRLSQRGWGLFKIQDIDLDKGTASVKLEHSAFVYVYGKVGRKVDYMFTGWFAGAMDQILAARGSQIRTVAEQVYGGSEEGHEDGLFIVKPL from the coding sequence ATGGCCAAGATCGCCCCACAATTGCCTATCGAAGTCGACAGCGAGACCGGTGTCTGGACCTCCGACGCCCTGCCGATGCTGTATGTGCCGCGCCATTTCTTCGTTAACAACCACATGGGCATCGAGGAAGTGCTGGGCGCTGACGCCTACGCCGAAATCCTCTACAAGGCCGGCTACAAATCCGCCTGGCATTGGTGCGAAAAAGAGGCTGAATGCCACGGCCTGGAAGGCGTCGCGGTGTTCGAGCACTACATGAAGCGTCTGTCGCAACGCGGCTGGGGCCTGTTCAAGATCCAGGACATTGACCTCGACAAAGGCACCGCCAGCGTCAAGCTCGAACACTCCGCTTTCGTCTACGTGTACGGCAAGGTCGGGCGCAAGGTCGACTACATGTTCACCGGCTGGTTTGCCGGCGCGATGGACCAGATCCTCGCCGCCCGCGGCAGCCAGATTCGCACCGTGGCCGAGCAAGTCTACGGTGGCTCCGAAGAGGGCCACGAAGACGGCTTGTTCATCGTCAAGCCGTTGTAA
- a CDS encoding DUF3010 family protein, which translates to MKVCGIEIKGSEAIIAVADLEGSALSHVALATKKIALDDDDEAANVKVFAAQVASFVRENSVDRIAIKKRSKKGEFAGGPTTFKIEGIFQLLENCEVTLLSPQTINAQAKKHGFEPPATLNKYQHEAYKAACSALMKK; encoded by the coding sequence ATGAAAGTCTGCGGCATCGAAATCAAAGGCAGCGAAGCGATCATCGCCGTGGCCGACCTCGAAGGCTCGGCTTTGAGCCATGTCGCACTCGCCACCAAGAAAATCGCCCTGGACGATGACGACGAAGCCGCCAACGTCAAAGTCTTTGCGGCTCAGGTTGCTTCGTTTGTGCGCGAGAATTCGGTTGATCGGATCGCGATCAAGAAGCGCAGCAAGAAAGGTGAGTTCGCCGGCGGGCCGACGACGTTCAAGATCGAGGGTATTTTCCAGTTGCTGGAGAATTGTGAGGTGACGCTGTTGTCGCCACAGACGATCAATGCGCAAGCCAAGAAGCACGGTTTTGAGCCGCCTGCGACGCTGAACAAGTATCAGCATGAGGCGTACAAGGCGGCGTGTTCGGCGTTGATGAAGAAGTAA
- the dgcA gene encoding dimethylglycine demethylation protein DgcA has translation MAFEAMFQPIQIGKLTIRNRVLSTAHAEVYATDGGMTTDRYVKYYEEKAKGGIGLAICGGSSVVAIDSPQEWWSSVNLSTDRIIPHFQNLADAMHKHGAKIMIQITHMGRRSRWDGFNWPTLMSPSGVREPVHRATCKTIEPEEIWRVIGNYAQAARRAKAGGLDGVELSAVHQHMIDQFWSPRVNKRTDEWGGTFEGRMKFGLEVLKAVRAEVGDDFCVGMRICGDEFHPDGLSHEDMKQIAKYYDDTGMLDFLGVVGSGCDTHNTLANVIPNMSYPPEPFLHLAAGIKEVVKVPVLHAQNIKDPNQATRILEGGYVDMVGMTRAHIADPHLIAKIKMGHIDQIKQCVGANYCIDRQYQGLDVLCIQNAATSREYMGLPHIIEKTTGVKRKVVVVGAGPAGMEAARVAAERGHDVTLFEKKEFIGGQITTASRAPQRDQIAGITRWYQLELARLKVDLRLGTAADAPTIMDLRPDVVVLAVGGHPFIEQNEHWGAAEGLVVSSWDILDGKVAPGKNVLVYDTICEFTGMSTADFIADKGSQVEIVTDDIKPGVAIGGTSFPTYYRSMYPKEVIMTGDMMLEKVYREGDKLVAVLENEYTGAKEERVVDQVVIENGVRPDEEIYYAMKEGSRNKGQIDVEALFAIKPQPCLEQSGDGYLLFRIGDCVAQRNVHAAIYDALRLCKDF, from the coding sequence ATGGCTTTCGAAGCAATGTTCCAGCCGATCCAGATCGGCAAACTGACCATCCGCAACCGTGTGCTCAGCACCGCGCACGCCGAGGTCTACGCGACCGACGGCGGCATGACCACCGACCGGTACGTCAAGTATTACGAAGAGAAGGCCAAGGGCGGGATCGGCCTGGCGATCTGCGGCGGCTCGTCCGTGGTAGCCATCGACAGCCCGCAGGAATGGTGGAGCTCGGTGAACCTGTCCACCGACCGCATCATTCCGCATTTCCAGAATCTGGCCGACGCCATGCACAAGCACGGCGCCAAGATCATGATCCAGATTACCCACATGGGCCGTCGCTCGCGTTGGGACGGCTTCAACTGGCCAACCCTGATGTCGCCATCGGGCGTGCGCGAGCCGGTGCACCGTGCCACCTGCAAGACCATCGAGCCGGAAGAAATCTGGCGGGTGATTGGTAACTACGCACAGGCTGCACGTCGCGCCAAGGCCGGTGGCCTGGACGGCGTGGAATTGTCGGCGGTGCACCAGCACATGATCGACCAGTTCTGGAGCCCGCGCGTCAACAAGCGTACCGACGAATGGGGCGGCACCTTTGAAGGCCGTATGAAATTCGGCCTGGAAGTCTTGAAAGCCGTGCGCGCCGAGGTCGGTGACGACTTCTGCGTGGGAATGCGCATCTGCGGTGACGAGTTCCACCCGGATGGTCTGTCCCACGAAGACATGAAGCAGATCGCCAAGTACTACGACGACACCGGCATGCTCGATTTCCTCGGCGTCGTCGGCTCGGGTTGTGACACCCACAACACCCTGGCCAACGTGATTCCGAACATGAGCTACCCGCCGGAGCCGTTCCTGCACCTGGCGGCCGGCATCAAGGAAGTGGTCAAGGTTCCGGTGCTGCACGCGCAGAACATCAAGGACCCGAACCAGGCCACGCGCATTCTGGAGGGCGGTTACGTCGACATGGTCGGCATGACCCGCGCGCACATCGCCGACCCGCACCTGATCGCCAAGATCAAGATGGGCCACATCGACCAGATCAAGCAGTGCGTCGGTGCCAACTACTGCATTGACCGTCAGTACCAAGGCCTGGACGTGCTGTGCATCCAGAACGCCGCGACGTCCCGTGAATACATGGGCCTGCCGCACATCATCGAGAAAACCACCGGCGTGAAACGTAAAGTCGTGGTGGTCGGTGCAGGTCCTGCGGGGATGGAAGCGGCTCGAGTGGCTGCCGAACGTGGCCACGACGTGACGCTGTTCGAAAAGAAAGAATTCATCGGCGGGCAAATCACCACGGCCTCGAGAGCACCGCAGCGGGACCAGATCGCCGGTATCACCCGCTGGTATCAGCTGGAACTGGCGCGCTTGAAAGTCGATCTGCGCCTGGGCACCGCGGCGGATGCGCCGACCATCATGGACCTGCGTCCAGACGTGGTGGTGCTGGCCGTCGGCGGTCATCCGTTCATCGAGCAGAACGAGCACTGGGGCGCGGCTGAAGGCCTGGTGGTCAGCAGTTGGGACATCCTCGACGGCAAAGTGGCGCCGGGCAAGAACGTGCTGGTCTACGACACCATTTGCGAATTCACCGGCATGTCGACCGCCGACTTCATCGCCGACAAGGGCAGCCAGGTCGAGATCGTCACCGACGACATCAAGCCGGGCGTGGCCATCGGTGGTACGTCGTTCCCGACTTACTACCGCAGCATGTACCCCAAAGAAGTGATCATGACCGGCGACATGATGCTGGAGAAGGTCTACCGCGAAGGCGACAAGCTCGTCGCGGTACTGGAAAACGAATACACCGGCGCCAAAGAGGAGCGGGTGGTGGACCAGGTGGTCATCGAAAACGGCGTGCGCCCGGACGAAGAAATCTACTACGCAATGAAGGAAGGCTCGCGCAACAAAGGCCAGATCGACGTCGAAGCCTTGTTCGCGATCAAGCCGCAACCTTGCCTGGAACAGAGCGGTGACGGCTATTTGCTGTTCCGCATCGGTGACTGCGTGGCCCAGCGCAACGTGCACGCGGCGATCTACGACGCGTTGCGGTTGTGCAAGGATTTCTAA
- a CDS encoding GlxA family transcriptional regulator, with amino-acid sequence MSQDFYFLLMPGFSAIGFISAIEPLRVANRFRGELYRWHVLSADGGAVLASNGMSVNADAALEPLKKGATLLVVAGFEPLKFATPSLEHWLRRLDNEGVTLGAIDTGSFILAEAGLLDGHRLTLHWEAIDAFKESYPQLSVTQELFEIDRRRITSAGGTASIDLMLDLIAQAHGPDLAIQVSEQFVLGRIRPRKDHQRMEVATRYGIRNKKLVQVIGEMEQHSEPPLSTLELAESIKVTRRQLERLFRLHLNDTPSNFYLQLRLEKARQLLRQTDMSVLEVSIACGFESPSYFTRSYRAKYERCPREDRRTAKA; translated from the coding sequence ATGTCCCAGGATTTCTATTTCTTGTTGATGCCGGGTTTCTCGGCCATTGGATTTATCTCGGCCATCGAGCCGCTGCGAGTCGCCAACCGTTTCCGAGGCGAGCTGTATCGCTGGCATGTGCTGAGCGCCGACGGTGGCGCGGTTTTGGCCAGCAACGGCATGTCGGTCAACGCCGATGCGGCGCTGGAGCCGCTGAAGAAGGGCGCGACCCTATTGGTGGTCGCCGGTTTCGAACCGCTGAAATTCGCCACTCCCTCGCTGGAGCACTGGCTGCGGCGACTGGACAACGAAGGCGTGACCCTCGGCGCCATCGACACCGGTAGTTTCATTCTCGCCGAGGCGGGGTTGCTCGACGGCCATCGCCTGACCCTGCACTGGGAGGCCATCGACGCCTTCAAGGAGTCCTATCCGCAGCTCAGCGTCACCCAGGAGTTGTTCGAGATCGATCGTCGGCGCATCACTTCTGCTGGCGGAACCGCTTCGATCGATTTAATGCTGGATCTGATCGCCCAGGCCCACGGCCCGGACCTGGCGATCCAGGTCAGCGAACAATTCGTGCTCGGCCGAATTCGCCCGCGCAAAGACCACCAGCGCATGGAAGTCGCCACCCGGTATGGCATCCGCAACAAGAAACTGGTGCAAGTAATCGGCGAGATGGAGCAACACAGCGAACCGCCGCTGAGCACGCTGGAACTGGCGGAATCGATCAAGGTGACACGGCGTCAGCTCGAACGGCTGTTTCGCCTGCATTTGAATGACACACCGAGTAATTTCTATCTGCAATTAAGGCTGGAAAAAGCGCGGCAGTTGCTGCGACAGACCGACATGAGCGTGCTGGAAGTGAGCATTGCCTGCGGGTTTGAATCGCCGTCGTATTTCACCCGCAGTTATCGGGCGAAATATGAGCGGTGCCCTCGGGAAGACCGGCGCACCGCAAAAGCATGA
- a CDS encoding choline ABC transporter substrate-binding protein — MKRLISSCVLALSGTALLSASVMAAEPASCQNVRMGVVNWTDVIATSAMTQVLLDGLGYNTKQTSASQQIIFAGIRDQRLDLFLGYWNPLMTQTITPFVDANQVKVLEAPSLKDARATLAVPTYLADKGLKTFADIAKFEKELGGKIYGIEPGSGANTQIKAMIAKNQFGLGKFQLVESSEAGMLAAVDRAVRRKEAVVFFGWAPHPMNVNVQMTYLTGSEDALGPDEGMATVWTVTAPKYAEQCPNIGRLLSNLTFTAEDESRMMQPLLDHKDAFESAKQWLKDHPQDKQRWLEGVTTFDGKPAAENLKLTSK; from the coding sequence ATGAAACGACTGATCAGCAGCTGTGTTCTTGCACTCAGTGGTACCGCTTTGCTGAGCGCCAGCGTCATGGCCGCCGAACCCGCTTCTTGCCAAAATGTGCGCATGGGCGTGGTGAACTGGACCGACGTAATCGCCACCAGCGCGATGACCCAGGTATTGCTCGATGGCCTCGGCTACAACACCAAACAAACCAGCGCCTCCCAGCAAATCATCTTCGCCGGGATCCGCGATCAGCGTCTGGACCTGTTCCTGGGTTACTGGAACCCGCTGATGACCCAGACCATCACCCCGTTCGTCGACGCCAACCAGGTCAAGGTCCTTGAAGCGCCCAGCCTGAAAGACGCCCGCGCTACCCTTGCCGTGCCGACTTACCTCGCCGACAAGGGCCTGAAAACCTTCGCCGACATCGCCAAGTTCGAAAAAGAACTGGGCGGCAAGATCTACGGCATCGAACCTGGCTCGGGCGCCAACACCCAGATCAAGGCGATGATCGCCAAGAACCAGTTCGGCCTTGGCAAGTTTCAGCTGGTTGAATCCAGCGAAGCCGGCATGCTCGCGGCGGTTGATCGCGCCGTGCGCCGCAAGGAAGCCGTGGTGTTCTTCGGCTGGGCACCGCACCCGATGAACGTCAACGTGCAAATGACTTACCTCACCGGCAGCGAAGACGCCCTTGGCCCGGATGAAGGCATGGCCACGGTGTGGACGGTCACCGCGCCGAAATACGCCGAGCAATGCCCGAACATCGGTCGCCTGCTGAGCAACCTGACATTCACCGCCGAAGACGAGAGCCGGATGATGCAGCCGCTGCTGGATCACAAGGACGCCTTCGAATCGGCGAAGCAATGGCTGAAAGATCACCCGCAAGACAAGCAGCGCTGGCTCGAAGGCGTCACCACCTTCGATGGCAAACCAGCGGCTGAAAACCTGAAACTGACCAGCAAATAA
- a CDS encoding dipeptidase produces MSPAELHADSIVIDGLIIAKWNRELFEDMRKGGLTAANCTVSVWEGFQATVNNIAASQKLIRENSDLVIPVRTTADIRKAKEQGKTGILFGFQNAHAFEDQIGYVEVFKQLGVGIVQMCYNTQNLVGTGCYERDGGLSGFGREIVAEMNRVGVMCDLSHVGSKTSEEVILESKKPVCYSHCLPSGLKIHPRNKSDEELKFIADHGGFVGVTMFAPFLAKGIDSTIDDYAEAIEYTMNIVGEDAIGIGTDFTQGHGQDFFEYLTHDKGYARRLTSFGKIINPLGIRTVGEFPNLTETLLKRGHSERVVRKIMGENWVNVLKDVWGE; encoded by the coding sequence ATGAGCCCAGCCGAATTGCACGCCGACAGCATCGTTATCGACGGGCTGATTATTGCCAAGTGGAACCGTGAGCTGTTCGAAGACATGCGCAAGGGCGGTCTGACCGCGGCCAACTGCACCGTGTCGGTGTGGGAGGGCTTCCAGGCCACCGTCAATAACATCGCCGCCAGCCAGAAACTGATTCGCGAGAACAGCGACCTGGTGATTCCGGTGCGTACCACTGCCGACATCCGCAAGGCCAAGGAGCAGGGCAAGACCGGCATCCTTTTCGGCTTCCAGAATGCCCACGCGTTTGAAGACCAGATCGGCTATGTCGAGGTGTTCAAGCAGCTCGGCGTCGGTATCGTGCAGATGTGCTACAACACCCAGAACCTCGTGGGCACCGGTTGCTACGAGCGTGATGGCGGCCTGTCGGGCTTCGGTCGTGAAATCGTTGCCGAAATGAACCGCGTTGGCGTGATGTGCGACCTGTCCCACGTCGGCTCCAAGACTTCCGAGGAAGTCATCCTCGAATCGAAGAAACCGGTGTGCTACTCCCACTGCCTGCCGTCGGGCCTGAAAATCCACCCGCGCAACAAGTCCGATGAAGAACTGAAGTTCATCGCCGACCACGGCGGCTTCGTCGGCGTGACCATGTTCGCGCCGTTCCTGGCCAAGGGCATCGATTCGACCATCGACGACTATGCCGAAGCCATCGAATACACCATGAACATCGTCGGCGAAGACGCCATCGGCATCGGCACTGACTTCACCCAGGGCCATGGCCAGGACTTCTTCGAATACCTGACCCACGACAAGGGCTACGCCCGCCGCCTGACCAGCTTCGGCAAGATCATCAACCCGCTGGGCATCCGCACCGTCGGCGAGTTCCCGAACCTCACCGAAACCCTGCTCAAGCGCGGTCATTCCGAGCGCGTGGTGCGCAAGATCATGGGCGAAAACTGGGTGAACGTCTTGAAAGATGTCTGGGGCGAATAA
- a CDS encoding lysozyme inhibitor LprI family protein, producing the protein MKSIFLALALIATGVHAAEEADDNPCDKVENDIQTLECSAFSKTTAEDLLSENYKSLNERMQSLYGKNPSQLTDITAKIKAAQQQWLKTRDADCAVEAFPTTSGSKAFTIAQNDCVARMSDERSEFLESIGQE; encoded by the coding sequence ATGAAATCGATCTTCCTGGCTTTGGCACTGATAGCGACTGGCGTACACGCGGCTGAAGAAGCCGACGACAACCCCTGCGACAAAGTCGAAAACGACATCCAGACCCTGGAATGCTCGGCCTTCAGCAAAACCACCGCCGAAGACCTGCTGAGCGAAAACTACAAAAGTCTGAATGAGCGCATGCAGTCGCTCTACGGCAAGAACCCGTCGCAACTGACCGACATCACCGCCAAAATCAAAGCCGCCCAACAACAATGGCTGAAAACCCGCGACGCCGACTGCGCCGTCGAAGCCTTCCCGACCACGTCGGGCAGCAAGGCGTTCACGATTGCGCAGAATGATTGCGTGGCAAGGATGAGTGACGAGCGGTCGGAGTTTTTGGAGTCGATTGGGCAGGAGTAA
- a CDS encoding thioesterase family protein, translating to MPTLTTYQTKIITDWVDYNGHLRDAFYLLIFSYATDALMDRLGMDSNNREASGHSLFTLELHLNYLHEVKLDADVEVRTQIIGHDSKRLHLYHSLHLVGDDKELAGNEQMLLHVDLAGPRSTPFSEATLGKLQAIVAEQSDLPTPAYVGRVIALPPKK from the coding sequence ATGCCCACCCTCACCACCTACCAGACAAAAATCATCACCGACTGGGTCGACTACAACGGCCACCTGCGCGACGCCTTTTACCTGCTGATCTTCAGCTACGCCACCGACGCGCTGATGGATCGCCTCGGCATGGACAGCAACAACCGCGAAGCCAGCGGCCACTCGCTGTTCACCCTGGAACTGCACCTCAATTACCTGCATGAAGTGAAACTCGACGCCGACGTTGAAGTGCGCACGCAGATCATCGGCCACGACAGCAAACGCCTGCACCTCTATCACAGCCTGCATCTGGTCGGTGACGACAAGGAGCTGGCCGGTAACGAGCAAATGCTGCTGCACGTGGATTTGGCCGGGCCGCGTTCTACTCCGTTCAGCGAAGCAACGTTGGGCAAACTGCAAGCCATTGTCGCCGAACAGTCCGACCTGCCAACCCCCGCTTACGTCGGCCGAGTGATCGCACTGCCGCCAAAAAAATAA
- the dgcB gene encoding dimethylglycine demethylation protein DgcB: MLNTLLPILLFAALGLAVLGALRRVAMWRRGRASKVDLIGGLFAMPKRYMVDLHHVVARDKYIANTHVATAGGAVASIVLAILVHGFGLHNRILGYALLLMSAVMFVGAVFVYLRRRNPPSRLSKGPWMRLPKSLLAFSASFFIVTLPVAGILPENFGGWLVAAILGIGVLWGVSELFLGMTWGGPMKHAFAGALHLAWHRRAERFGGGRSTGLKPLDLNDPSAPLGVEKPKDFTWNQLLGFDACVQCGKCEAACPAFAAGQPLNPKKLIQDMVVGLAGGTDAKFAGSPYPGKPIGEHAGNPHQPIVNGLVDAETLWSCTTCRACVEECPMMIEHVDAIVDMRRHLTLEKGATPNKGAEVLENLIATDNPGGFAPGGRMNWAADLNLNLMSEMKSVDVLFWVGDGAFDMRNQRTLRAFVKVLKAAKVDFAVLGLEERDSGDVARRLGDEATFQLLAKRNIQTLAKYSFNRIVTCDPHSFHVLKNEYGAFDGNYLVQHHSTYMAEIIGAGALNLGQHKGNSVTYHDPCYLGRYNGEYEAPREVLRALGIEVKEMQRSGFRSRCCGGGGGAPITDIPGKQRIPDMRMEDIRETGAELVAVGCPQCTAMLEGVVEPRPLIKDIAELVADALLEDEAPKSTTPVKREPAEVH, from the coding sequence ATGTTGAACACCCTTCTTCCAATCCTGTTGTTCGCTGCCCTGGGCCTTGCGGTTCTCGGCGCGTTGCGGCGGGTGGCCATGTGGCGCCGGGGCCGGGCCTCGAAGGTCGACTTGATCGGCGGCCTGTTCGCCATGCCCAAGCGCTACATGGTCGACTTGCACCACGTCGTCGCGCGGGACAAATACATCGCCAACACCCACGTCGCCACGGCGGGTGGTGCGGTGGCGTCGATTGTGCTGGCGATTCTGGTGCACGGTTTCGGCCTGCATAACCGCATCCTCGGTTACGCACTGTTGTTGATGTCGGCGGTGATGTTCGTCGGTGCGGTCTTCGTTTATCTGCGTCGGCGCAACCCACCGAGCCGTTTGTCCAAAGGCCCGTGGATGCGCCTGCCGAAAAGCCTGTTGGCGTTCTCGGCTTCGTTCTTCATCGTGACCCTGCCGGTAGCGGGCATTCTTCCGGAAAACTTCGGTGGCTGGCTGGTTGCGGCGATCCTCGGCATTGGCGTGCTGTGGGGTGTGTCCGAGTTGTTCCTCGGTATGACCTGGGGCGGGCCGATGAAACACGCCTTCGCCGGTGCCTTGCACCTGGCCTGGCACCGTCGCGCCGAGCGCTTTGGCGGTGGTCGTTCCACCGGTTTGAAACCGCTGGACCTGAACGACCCGAGCGCACCACTGGGCGTGGAAAAACCCAAGGATTTTACCTGGAACCAACTGCTCGGCTTTGACGCCTGCGTGCAGTGCGGCAAGTGCGAAGCCGCGTGCCCAGCCTTCGCCGCCGGCCAACCGCTGAACCCGAAAAAACTGATTCAGGACATGGTGGTCGGTCTCGCCGGTGGCACCGATGCCAAGTTCGCCGGCAGCCCTTATCCTGGCAAGCCAATCGGCGAGCACGCAGGCAATCCGCATCAGCCGATCGTCAACGGTCTGGTGGATGCCGAAACCCTGTGGTCGTGCACCACCTGCCGCGCCTGCGTCGAGGAATGCCCGATGATGATCGAGCACGTCGATGCCATCGTCGACATGCGTCGCCATCTCACGCTGGAAAAGGGCGCCACACCGAACAAGGGCGCGGAAGTCCTGGAAAACCTGATCGCCACCGACAACCCGGGCGGCTTCGCTCCGGGCGGGCGGATGAACTGGGCGGCGGACCTGAACCTCAATCTGATGAGCGAGATGAAATCCGTCGACGTGCTGTTCTGGGTCGGCGACGGCGCTTTTGACATGCGCAACCAGCGCACCCTGCGGGCTTTCGTCAAAGTGCTGAAAGCGGCCAAGGTCGACTTCGCGGTACTGGGTCTGGAAGAGCGCGACAGCGGCGACGTGGCTCGACGCCTGGGCGATGAAGCGACCTTCCAGCTACTGGCCAAGCGCAATATCCAGACCCTGGCCAAATACAGTTTCAACCGCATCGTCACCTGCGATCCTCACAGCTTCCACGTGCTGAAAAACGAGTACGGCGCCTTCGATGGCAACTACCTGGTGCAGCACCACAGTACCTACATGGCGGAAATCATCGGTGCCGGCGCGCTGAATCTCGGCCAGCACAAAGGCAACAGCGTGACCTATCACGACCCGTGCTACCTCGGCCGCTACAACGGCGAGTACGAAGCGCCGCGCGAAGTGCTGCGCGCCCTCGGGATCGAAGTGAAAGAGATGCAACGCTCCGGTTTCCGCTCGCGCTGCTGCGGTGGTGGTGGCGGTGCGCCGATCACCGACATTCCCGGCAAGCAACGGATCCCCGACATGCGCATGGAAGACATTCGCGAGACCGGCGCCGAACTGGTGGCCGTGGGTTGTCCACAGTGCACGGCGATGCTCGAAGGCGTGGTCGAACCACGGCCGCTGATCAAGGACATCGCCGAACTGGTGGCCGACGCGCTGCTTGAAGACGAAGCGCCGAAGTCGACCACCCCGGTCAAACGTGAACCTGCGGAGGTGCACTGA